From the genome of Neodiprion pinetum isolate iyNeoPine1 chromosome 3, iyNeoPine1.2, whole genome shotgun sequence, one region includes:
- the LOC124215560 gene encoding FAD synthase isoform X1, translated as MEEYTAGIVIVGDEILRGQVTDRNTSYLAKKLAAIGIKLRKVVTIPDVVNEIADEVHLASKKFSVVFTAGGVGPTHDDVTYSAVAKSLGLKLEENKELVTIYAELFLGKSEARRLAKVPSPCEIIYVPSSVSTNLSGKTYPVIKVANVYVLPGSPLYFSQAVDVIVPQLPRGTPVHTDFIDVNLEELAFVDILDDFAKRWEGQLSIGSYPQPESTTITRITIEGGQSAVQEAKMDLQSALISREISSSKQFTLSHARAVEASSKQQPHIKTAMDILQRCYDESPDAIFVNFNGGKDCTAVLYLLATVVKLRGAPPPVCLYISDDPFPEVDEFVDNAVNFYGLEILKMKGSIREALQLFLDSHKNLKTGIMGMRRGDPGADKLDFFSPTDNGWPSMVRVNPILDWTYKQVWDFLITHNVSYCSLYDQGYTSIGARATTKPNPLLRDPNNPTQYLPAYTLTNDSLERHGRG; from the exons atggaGGAGTACACAGCTGGTATCGTTATTGTGGGAGATGAAATCTTGCGTGGCCAAGTAACAGACAGAAACACATCTTACTTGGCAAAAAAACTAGCAGCTATTGGCATCAAATTGCGCAAAGTGGTCACCATTCCAGACGTA GTAAATGAGATTGCTGACGAAGTACACCTTGCgtcaaaaaagttctcggtaGTCTTTACAGCTGGTGGGGTTGGACCTACTCATGATGATGTTACCTATTCGGCTGTTGCCAAAAGTCTGGGTCTCAAATTGGAAGAAAACAAAGAACTAGTAACCATTTATGCCGAACTATTTCTTGGGAAAAGCGAAGCGAGGCGACTTGCCAAGGTTCCCAGTCCATGCGAAATAATTTACGTTCCCTCATCAG TCTCGACAAATTTATCAGGAAAAACGTATCCCGTGATAAAAGTTGCCAACGTCTATGTTTTGCCTGGTTCTCCGTTGTACTTTTCTCAAGCGGTTGATGTTATCGTTCCTCAACTACCGAGGGGAACACCTGTGCATACAGATTTTATTGACGTGAACCTTGAAGAGTTGGCATTTGTGGATATTTTGGATGACTTTGCTAAGCGATGGGAGGGCCAGCTTAGCATTGGAAGTTATCCACAGCCAGAATCTACCACAATAACTAGGATAACAATTGAAGGAGGTCAATCTGCAGTTCAAGAAGCAAAAATGGATCTCCAGTCTGCTCTGATATCCAGAGAGATTTCTTCCAGCAAACAATTCACTCTCAGTCATGCCCGTGCCGTTGAAGCGAGTAGCAAACAACAACCACATATTAAAACTGCAATGGATATTCTACAGCGTTGTTATGACGA gAGCCCTGATGCGATATTCGTCAACTTCAATGGTGGTAAAGATTGTACCGCGGTGCTTTATCTCCTAGCTACTGTTGTCAAGCTCAGAGGAGCCCCACCGCCTGTATGCCTTTATATATCAGACGATCCGTTTCCTGAG GTAGACGAGTTTGTCGACAATGCAGTGAATTTTTATGGGTTAGAAATACTCAAGATGAAAGGTTCGATAAGGGAAGCCCTACAGCTGTTTCTCGATAGTCATAAAAATCTTAAAACCGGAATAATGGGAATGCGGAGAGGTGATCCCGGGGCAGATaagttagattttttttcaccgacagACAATGGATGGCCATCCATGGTACGTGTCAATCCTATCTTAGATTGGACATACAAACAAGTGTGGGACTTTTTGATTACGCACAACGTGTCCTATTGCTCCTTGTACGATCAAGGATATACCAGTATCGGTGCTAGAGCAACAACAAAGCCAAATCCGTTGTTAAGGGACCCCAATAATCCCACGCAATACTTGCCGGCATATACATTGACCAATGATTCTCTAGAACGGCATGGCAGAGGATAA
- the LOC124215560 gene encoding FAD synthase isoform X2, producing MEEYTAGIVIVGDEILRGQVTDRNTSYLAKKLAAIGIKLRKVVTIPDVVNEIADEVHLASKKFSVVFTAGGVGPTHDDVTYSAVAKSLGLKLEENKELVTIYAELFLGKSEARRLAKVPSPCEIIYVPSSGKTYPVIKVANVYVLPGSPLYFSQAVDVIVPQLPRGTPVHTDFIDVNLEELAFVDILDDFAKRWEGQLSIGSYPQPESTTITRITIEGGQSAVQEAKMDLQSALISREISSSKQFTLSHARAVEASSKQQPHIKTAMDILQRCYDESPDAIFVNFNGGKDCTAVLYLLATVVKLRGAPPPVCLYISDDPFPEVDEFVDNAVNFYGLEILKMKGSIREALQLFLDSHKNLKTGIMGMRRGDPGADKLDFFSPTDNGWPSMVRVNPILDWTYKQVWDFLITHNVSYCSLYDQGYTSIGARATTKPNPLLRDPNNPTQYLPAYTLTNDSLERHGRG from the exons atggaGGAGTACACAGCTGGTATCGTTATTGTGGGAGATGAAATCTTGCGTGGCCAAGTAACAGACAGAAACACATCTTACTTGGCAAAAAAACTAGCAGCTATTGGCATCAAATTGCGCAAAGTGGTCACCATTCCAGACGTA GTAAATGAGATTGCTGACGAAGTACACCTTGCgtcaaaaaagttctcggtaGTCTTTACAGCTGGTGGGGTTGGACCTACTCATGATGATGTTACCTATTCGGCTGTTGCCAAAAGTCTGGGTCTCAAATTGGAAGAAAACAAAGAACTAGTAACCATTTATGCCGAACTATTTCTTGGGAAAAGCGAAGCGAGGCGACTTGCCAAGGTTCCCAGTCCATGCGAAATAATTTACGTTCCCTCATCAG GAAAAACGTATCCCGTGATAAAAGTTGCCAACGTCTATGTTTTGCCTGGTTCTCCGTTGTACTTTTCTCAAGCGGTTGATGTTATCGTTCCTCAACTACCGAGGGGAACACCTGTGCATACAGATTTTATTGACGTGAACCTTGAAGAGTTGGCATTTGTGGATATTTTGGATGACTTTGCTAAGCGATGGGAGGGCCAGCTTAGCATTGGAAGTTATCCACAGCCAGAATCTACCACAATAACTAGGATAACAATTGAAGGAGGTCAATCTGCAGTTCAAGAAGCAAAAATGGATCTCCAGTCTGCTCTGATATCCAGAGAGATTTCTTCCAGCAAACAATTCACTCTCAGTCATGCCCGTGCCGTTGAAGCGAGTAGCAAACAACAACCACATATTAAAACTGCAATGGATATTCTACAGCGTTGTTATGACGA gAGCCCTGATGCGATATTCGTCAACTTCAATGGTGGTAAAGATTGTACCGCGGTGCTTTATCTCCTAGCTACTGTTGTCAAGCTCAGAGGAGCCCCACCGCCTGTATGCCTTTATATATCAGACGATCCGTTTCCTGAG GTAGACGAGTTTGTCGACAATGCAGTGAATTTTTATGGGTTAGAAATACTCAAGATGAAAGGTTCGATAAGGGAAGCCCTACAGCTGTTTCTCGATAGTCATAAAAATCTTAAAACCGGAATAATGGGAATGCGGAGAGGTGATCCCGGGGCAGATaagttagattttttttcaccgacagACAATGGATGGCCATCCATGGTACGTGTCAATCCTATCTTAGATTGGACATACAAACAAGTGTGGGACTTTTTGATTACGCACAACGTGTCCTATTGCTCCTTGTACGATCAAGGATATACCAGTATCGGTGCTAGAGCAACAACAAAGCCAAATCCGTTGTTAAGGGACCCCAATAATCCCACGCAATACTTGCCGGCATATACATTGACCAATGATTCTCTAGAACGGCATGGCAGAGGATAA
- the Uvop gene encoding opsin, ultraviolet-sensitive: MSNISIHWEARILPAGPPRLLGWNVPPEELIHIPEHWLVYPEPNPSLHYLLALLYILFTFVALLGNGLVIWIFCSAKSLRTPSNMFVVNLALCDFFMMLKTPIFIYNSFNTGFALGNLGCQIFGFIGSLSGIGASMTNAAIAYDRYSTIAHPLDGKLSRGQVMLFIAVIWLYVLPWALMPLMGVWGRFVPEGFLTSCSFDYLTDTNEIRYFVATIFTFSYAIPMSLIIYYYSQIVSHVVNHEKALREQAKKMNVDSLRSNTNTNAQSAEVRIAKAAITICFLFVAAWTPYGVTALIGAFGNRTLLTPGVTMLPACACKFVACLDPYVYAISHPRYRLELQKRLPWLELQEQPVNDSVSTTTEAVNAPPATS, encoded by the exons ATGTCGAACATCAGCATTCACTGGGAAGCACGGATCCTTCCAGCAGGACCACCACGCCTGCTTGGATGGAACGTACCTCCTGAAGAGCTGATACACATACCTGAGCACTGGCTGGTCTACCCAGAGCCAAACCCCTCCCTTCACTACCTGCTGGCTCTCCTCTATATCTTGTTCACCTTCGTCGCTCTCCTCGGCAATGGCCTGGTGATATGGATCTTCTGTTC GGCCAAGTCACTGAGGACCCCATCGAACATGTTTGTAGTGAACCTGGCGTTGTGCGACTTTTTCATGATGCTGAAGACTcctattttcatttacaattcgTTCAACACCGGATTTGCTTTGGGCAATCTAGGCTGCCAAATATTTGGCTTCATTGGTTCCTTATCAGGCATTGGAGCATCCATGACTAATGCTGCAATTGCTTACGACAGATATAG CACCATAGCTCATCCATTGGATGGAAAACTGTCACGTGGACAAGTGATGCTCTTCATAGCAGTGATATGGCTCTACGTTTTACCCTGGGCATTAATGCCTCTAATGGGCGTATGGGGAAGATTTGTTCCCGAAGGTTTCCTGACCAGCTGTAGTTTCGATTACCTCACCGACACCAACGAAATACGTTACTTTGTCGCAACGATTTTCACGTTCTCATATGCAATTCCAATGTCTCTCATAATCTACTACTACAGTCAAATCGTTAGCCATGTGGTAAATCACGAAAAAGCGTTACGCGAACAGGCCAAGAAGATGAATGTTGACAGTCTAAGGAGCAACACAAATACCAATGCTCAAAGCGCTGAAGTTCGCATCGCAAAG GCTGCAATAACAATCTGCTTCCTTTTCGTCGCTGCCTGGACACCTTATGGTGTAACTGCGTTAATTGGAGCATTCGGCAACAGAACATTGTTAACACCTGGAGTAACAATGCTTCCTGCATGTGCCTGCAAATTTGTTGCTTGTCTTGACCCCTATGTTTACGCCATAAGCCATCCTAGATACAG ACTGGAGCTCCAGAAACGATTGCCATGGCTAGAACTACAGGAACAGCCAGTTAACGACAGCGTCAGTACGACAACGGAAGCTGTGAACGCACCTCCGGCAACTAGTTAA
- the LOC124214828 gene encoding tRNA (guanine(37)-N1)-methyltransferase: MAVVGYLVAALATCNRRGLSRHICNTVMASLLVPPTSVRGMTKLDRSKFTTIVELPVIRLGKANLARVMPALKKYMLKMQKFKPIQKYDDADDDGGKIAYLDPVKVQNFEDIDELDQKLLSDNDVTDFFKKRVSLNYDNWPYDQVLKAVFPEGAEVPNSYSKIGHLVHLNLRDSQLPQKHLIGQVLLDKISNTKTVVNKLNTIDTTYRHFAMEVLAGDKDTMVTVSEHGFQYKFDFATVYWNPRLATEHQALVSFIKPHDVLYDVFAGVGPFAIPAGCKGNRVMANDLNPESYRWLIENAKLNKTRGNVTAFNKDGREFLKVEVKNDILKRRDIGTEGSEHIAMNLPGMAVEFLDVFADWFNREEAEKVCRKPPIVHLYCFVKLGKDADPHALAKLLVEEKLGHTLTPESLLTIHHVRNVSPNKEMMRVSFMLISDILIGYKPVAKKLKIDNTDLFLDENVIGKDGKEQGTPQDQKCVQGSRSS; encoded by the coding sequence ATGGCTGTGGTTGGATATTTGGTCGCTGCTCTTGCTACTTGTAACCGAAGAGGCTTGTCACGTCATATTTGCAATACCGTTATGGCTTCGTTGCTCGTTCCACCAACGTCGGTGAGAGGAATGACAAAGCTGGATCGTAGCAAGTTCACAACAATAGTAGAATTGCCTGTGATACGGCTGGGTAAAGCGAACCTTGCCAGAGTAATGCCTGCGTTGAAAAAGTACATGTTGAAGATGCAAAAATTCAAGCCAATCCAAAAGTATGACGACGCCGATGACGATGGAGGCAAAATAGCTTATCTGGATCCAGTCAAAGTCCAGAATTTTGAAGACATTGATGAATTAGACCAAAAGCTGCTCAGTGATAACGATGTAACCGATTTTTTCAAGAAGCGTGTCTCTCTCAATTATGATAACTGGCCTTACGACCAAGTCTTAAAAGCAGTTTTTCCAGAGGGAGCAGAGGTCCCTAATTCTTACAGCAAAATTGGCCACCTTGTGCACCTTAACTTGCGAGATAGTCAACTACCGCAAAAGCATCTAATCGGCCAAGTATTACTGGATAAAATATCCAACACTAAAACAGTGGTCAACAAATTAAATACGATTGATACGACGTATCGACATTTTGCCATGGAAGTATTAGCTGGGGACAAGGACACAATGGTCACCGTATCCGAACACGGGTTTCAGTACAAGTTTGATTTTGCCACGGTTTATTGGAATCCTCGTTTGGCGACCGAGCACCAGGCTCTAGTGTCATTCATCAAACCTCACGACGTGCTTTACGACGTTTTCGCGGGTGTTGGTCCATTTGCTATTCCAGCTGGGTGTAAGGGAAACCGAGTTATGGCCAATGATTTAAATCCTGAATCTTATAGGTGGCTGATAGAGAATGCCAAGTTGAACAAGACTCGTGGTAACGTAACAGCATTCAACAAAGATGGGAGGGAGTTTCTAAAGGTCGAAGTTAAGAACGATATATTAAAGAGACGGGACATTGGAACCGAAGGCTCTGAGCACATTGCGATGAATCTTCCAGGTATGGCTGTCGAATTCCTGGATGTATTCGCGGATTGGTTCAACAGAGAAGAAGCAGAAAAAGTCTGCAGAAAACCCCCCATTGTTCACCTTTACTGCTTTGTGAAGCTGGGGAAAGATGCAGACCCTCATGCTCTTGCCAAACTGCTTGTCGAGGAAAAACTTGGCCATACCTTGACCCCAGAGTCCTTACTAACTATACACCATGTTCGAAATGTTTCCCCCAACAAGGAAATGATGAGAGTGTCCTTTATGTTGATTAGCGATATTTTGATTGGATACAAACCAGTGgctaaaaagttaaaaattgataatacaGATTTATTTCTTGATGAAAATGTTATAGGAAAAGATGGGAAAGAACAAGGCACACCACAAGACCAAAAATGTGTTCAAGGTAGCCGGAGCTCGTAG
- the LOC124215562 gene encoding glucose-fructose oxidoreductase domain-containing protein 2 has translation MLPGIGLFGTGHVVRVIVPFLREKGFKIEAVWGRTLSEAAEVADALDIPFHTSRIDDVLLRKDVDLIFIMCSPNLHAQIAVKALGIGKHVVCDKPAGLSQYEALKMVRAAQYYPSLISIVNHSLRFLPAFVRMKKFLDEGYLRGPVTVIDVRVQMGSLLHDGYDWLCNDTMGGGILALVGSHVIDLIFHLVGQRAIRVHAVVRTFTRTTKFINGIRHISSPDFCSFQLELSGGALVTATLSNHLPGQLNQEVLVCGGGDHLVVRGGDLYGFREEGVNNGGKEEILYLDVDDIKEQSPPVTDSIPLPYVKGLRKLIGALREAFQPVEDKKGWIKEPVSSAATFDDGLYVQAVIDALRQSNRRREWIKVCVLTEEPDPNPLLSAAVRATAISI, from the coding sequence ATGCTGCCAGGAATCGGGTTATTCGGTACGGGTCATGTGGTTCGTGTCATCGTCCCATTCCTGCGGGAGAAGGGTTTTAAAATCGAGGCAGTATGGGGAAGAACTTTGTCGGAAGCGGCGGAAGTGGCAGACGCTCTGGACATTCCGTTCCACACAAGTCGAATCGACGATGTGCTGCTGCGGAAGGACGTCGACCTGATATTCATAATGTGTTCGCCGAACCTGCACGCCCAAATTGCTGTCAAGGCTCTGGGCATCGGGAAGCATGTCGTCTGTGACAAGCCCGCAGGACTAAGTCAGTACGAGGCGCTCAAGATGGTACGTGCGGCCCAGTACTACCCCTCGTTGATAAGCATCGTCAACCACAGTCTCCGCTTCCTCCCTGCCTTTGTTAGGATGAAGAAATTCTTGGACGAAGGATACCTCAGAGGACCGGTCACCGTAATCGATGTTCGAGTCCAAATGGGCAGCCTGCTGCATGACGGGTACGACTGGCTTTGCAACGACACGATGGGTGGCGGGATTTTGGCCCTCGTTGGGAGCCACGTTATCGACCTGATTTTCCACCTTGTCGGGCAGCGCGCTATCAGGGTTCACGCTGTGGTCAGAACGTTCACAAGGACAACGAAATTCATCAATGGAATCAGGCATATTTCTTCACCCGACTTCTGCAGCTTCCAGCTCGAGCTCAGCGGCGGGGCACTGGTCACAGCCACCCTCAGCAATCACTTGCCTGGACAGTTAAATCAGGAAGTATTGGTCTGCGGGGGTGGCGACCACCTAGTTGTACGCGGTGGGGATTTGTATGGATTTAGAGAGGAGGGAGTGAACAATGGGGGCAAAGAAGAGATCCTCTATCTTGATGTCGATGATATTAAAGAGCAGAGTCCTCCTGTCACCGACTCCATTCCCCTGCCCTATGTCAAAGGGTTGAGAAAGTTGATAGGAGCTCTGCGGGAGGCATTTCAGCCTGTCGAAGACAAAAAGGGCTGGATAAAGGAACCTGTTTCCTCTGCAGCTACTTTTGATGACGGTCTATATGTTCAAGCTGTTATCGATGCTCTTAGGCAAAGCAATAGAAGGAGGGAATGGATTAAGGTCTGCGTTCTAACCGAGGAACCAGATCCTAATCCACTTCTCAGCGCAGCTGTTAGGGCTACGGCGATctcaatataa